The genomic stretch ACATCACTCGGGAAGTGTCCTTCCGATTTAAAAACGGGGTTCTTCCGCCTGGTACGACTGGTCAATTGTCTGTCAAAGGGATGTTTGACAACTACACAACGTTGGATGGAACGACTGCGCCAATTAAAGCCACCTTTGAAGCGAAGGTTAATGGCGAAGATGTGACGAAAGAATCGAATGTGGCGACCGTTAAGGCCAAGGCATCCGCCGTATGGTCGATCGAAAAGACGAAAGTCCGCCCGATTCCCGATCCGTTCAAAGGGGCGCCAGTCCATTATGAAATTGAACTGAAGGATGTGGCACCCACTGCCACTGGCCGATTGAACATCACCAATTTGAAGGTGATCGATAGGTTGCCACCGGGAGCGGTATTTATTTCGGCAACGCATGGTGGGCAATACGATGCGGTGGACAATGTGGTGGAATGGGTGTTACCAGATAACACGCAAGATATTGTGCGCTTGACCGTCGTCGTTAAATATCCAAGTAGTGTCACTGCGACGGAAGTTACAAACCTAGCTGGATTTTTCTATACGCCACTTGGGCATTCGGGCGAAGTGAGAAAGGAAGCGAAAGCCAAGCACGGTTTTAACGAGTTTCCGTACGATAATGGGGCAGGTCTGGAAAAGTGGACCAATCTGAGCCTACGGGAAAGATCGCCTGGTGAGATGGTCAAGTTCCATATCTCCGATATTGTGAATAACTCAACCGGTGAAATGGAGTCTGTGGTGATCGAAGATATGACGCCGAAAAAAACCAATTCGGGCAGGGATCTCGACTTACGCTTGCAGACCATCAAAACGGCCGTTTTGAAGGATGTTGAAGAATATGATGTGTACTACACGCTCAAGGCAAATCCGACGACGGATAACGACTGGCAACCCCTTGAGGAGAAAGTGGATGCTTCTGTTGCAACGATCATCGATGTCAGACCCTACGGGGATGTCAAAGGGATCCAGTTCCGCATCGGCACCATGCCGCTCACTTTTAGGCAAAGCACCGATTTTGAACTGGACTATTTAATCCCAGCCGACTTTGTCGTGCCGCTCGATGATTATGAAGTGGTCAACAATGTAGCCAAAATGACTTATAAGTTCAATGGAGTACCGAAAACGAAATCTGACAATACCGTTTTTAATATTGTCCCTAAGCGCCCCTTGATCAAGGTCCTGAAATCGAGCAGCAAAACTTCACTCAAACCGACCGATGAGACGACCTATACGATCAAAGTGACGAACTCAACGTATAGCAGCGCTGATCTGGTTAACCCCGAGGTTATCGACCTGTTGCCGGCAGACCTCGAATATGTGGAAGGCACTTGGACGGCTCAGATGCTAGACTCGAACGGGAATCCAGATCCCGCCGGGATGCCACATCTCCCCATGTTTGACTTGGAGCCGCAACTGGATGGGGTTACGAAGTTGACCTGGAAATGGGATCAAGATCAGAATCCAGTCACTTTGCCGATCGAGAAAGCGATCATCGTCAAGTTTGATGCCAAGGTGAAACCGGGAGTTCAGAAAAAACAGATTCAAAACAAAGCTCTGATCTCCTCTCCGAACTATCTGAACAGAGACGACTTTAAAAACAAAGAATTAGACCAAAACGGCCAGCCCATCCAACCTATCCACAACAAAAAGGTCAACGGTGTGTATACGGTTGAACAAACGGTAAACATCAGCGTTGAAGAATCCGCTGCGTTGCAAGCGGAAATGTGGATCAAAGGTGAACTGGACACCGAATGGAGCAAATATCCGGGCAAAGGTAAGACCACACCGGGCGGACGTGCGATGTACCGCTTGGAAATCACAAATGTCGGGAATGTACCGACAAAAGAATTGAGTATTGTCAATACGTTCTCCCGCATTGGAGATCGCGAAGTGCTGAACGCTTCAGTGCCTCGCGCTAGTCAGTGGGGACCGCTTTTGACTGGAGAACTTCAAGTTCCCAGTTATGTGACACCTTATTATTCGACAACGTCGAGCATCGTGATGGACAACAGAACTGGTGATGATAACGGAGAGTGGCTGCCGACTCCACCGACAGACCTCACCATGGTCACCGCGGTCAAGTTCGTATTCGATCCCGACTTGGTGCTCAATCCGTTGGACGATAGTATCAAAGACAAAAGCAACAAAGACAAAAGCATAAAATTGGAATGGCCGATGGTCGCACCGGTCGGGGCACCGACTGGTGGACAAACAGCATGGAACTCGTTTGCTTACAAAATGAAAAAAGCGGACGGAACACCACTCCTGCCGGCCGAACCGTACAAAGTCGGCATGACGATCGCCAGCAATCCGAAAGCGAGCATCGGCGATTTCGTTTGGTTCGATGCGAATGAAAACGGGAGTCAAGATGGTGCAGAAGCGGGTTTGAATGGGATCAAAGTCGAACTGTACGATGAACTCGGCAACCTGGTGTCCGAAACGCGCACTGGGTATGACTATTCAGGTCTACCGGGCCCCTTAGGTAAACCGGGTGCCTATCTGTTCCCCAATCTAGAGCCAGGCAGATACCGAGTTGTTTTCGCTTCCGATTCATCAACCTATGAAAGTGTTGAAACCGATTGGATCACGCTAGGGGCTGGCGACCATCATCTGACGGCCGATATCGGATTGGGTTTGAAAAAGGGCAAGATCGGCAGTCGGGTATGGTTGGACAGCAATGGAAACGGCGTGCAGGATGTTGGCGAGATCGGTGTGAATGGGGTCAAAGTTGAACTCTATTCTGACACTGATCCAAGCAAGCCGCTTGCTACCACGACGACCGCCACATTGAATGGGATAGCAGGTTCGTATTTCTTTAATAAGTTGCCTCCAGGCAACTATCGCCTCAAATTCACGCCATCCAATGCGTACCTGTTCACAGAGCGGGAGAAGAGCGGAAATCCCAACGTTGATTCGGACGTCTTCCCGGCCGATGGGTTTACTGCGATGCTTGCTCTGGCGCAAGGGCAGGAGATCATGACGATCTTCGCTGGCTTGCTCGAAAAGCCTCGTGGATCGATCGGTGACTATGTCTGGCTGGACACGAATGGCGACGGGATTCAAGATCCGTCCGAGCAGGGCATCAACCAAGTCAAAGTTCAATTGTATGACGAAGGGCACAATCTGATCGACGAGACGCTGACGGCCACTTTTGCCGGAAAAGCAGGCTACTATCGCTTCGATCAAGTTTTAACCGGAAAGTATTACGTACAATTCATCCTTCCAGGCACGGCAACTAAGCAATCGGCGGGCAACAATCGTGCGCTCGATTCTGACGTCGATCAGAACGGCCGCACCGCGGTGTTCACGCTTCAACCTGGCGAGGTTCTCAATCAGATTGATGCGGGTGTCTTAGGCTCCGTAATACCGCCTGTCAACCTACCTGGAACGATCGGCGGTAGGGTCTGGATCGACTCGAACGCCAACGGATTGCAGGAAGTGGACGAGCCCGGGCAAAATGGTGTCACCGTCGAGCTGTACAATGATGAAAACAAACGTATCGCTTCGACGACGACAAGCAATTATAACGGGAAGCCGGGCTACTATCGATTTAATCAGATCCAACCGGGTCGTTATCATGTGCGCTTCCTGTTGCCTGACGACACGTACTCGTTTACCGAAGCTCTTGTTGGGGCAGGACTCGGGAATGATTCGGATGCCGATGCTGACACGGGACGTACCGCTTCGTTCCTGCTTGGGATCGGGGAGGAAATCCTGACTGTCGATGCGGGTCTGATCGGACTTGATCAGTTCGAACTTGGCAGAATCATGAGTTTTGTCTGGCTTGACAGGAATGGGAACGGGATTCAGGACCCAGATGAGTTGGGGATCAACGGCGTGCGCGTTGAACTGTACGATGAGTTTGGTAACCTGGTCGCGGTGACGACAACGACCACCTATCAAAACAAGCCAGGATACTATTCGTTCAGCAATCTGCCGAAAGGGAAGTACAAATTGAAATTTATCCTTCCTGACGGTTACGCGCTTACAGCAGGAGCGAATGGAAGTGACGTGCTCGATCTGGCGGGATGGTCAACCACCATCGATTTGAAAGCTGGTGAAGTGAATCAATCGATCAGCGTTGGATTGGTCATCTCACAGGCTCCTGGCAATGGTAATGGTAATGGTAATGGTAATGGTAATGGTAATGGTAATGGTAACGGTACTGGCAATGGCAATGGCAATGGCAATGGCAATGGCGGGACTGGGCAAGTGAAACCTGGTCAAACGCCTGCTCCGGGGAGCACGCTCCCACAAACGGGCGAACAAGCGCCGCTCATGCCATGGTTTGGGCTGGTATTGTGCTTGCTTGCAGGAAGCTTGCTGCTCATCCGCAAGAATGCCTAACTCGAAAAGCTTCTTCTTCGTTTCATGCGAAGAAGAAGCTTTTTCTCATTCTTTCATGCTATACTTACTCTTAAGACCAACTACCAATGGAGGTACACACATCATGACCACACTCAGCGGCAAAACAGCGCTTATCACCGGGGGCTCCCGCGGGATCGGCAAAGCGATCGCCATCAAACTGGCCAGCGAAGGCGCGGATATTGTCATCAATTTCTTTCGTAACCGCAAGCCTGCCGAAGAAACCAAAGCGCTCATCGAAAGCATGGGACGCAAATGCCATATCATCAAAGCGAACGTCGGGGATCTCGACAAGATTCATTTGCTTTTTGACGAGATCAAAGAGACGATGGGCGGTCTCGACATTCTGATCTCCAATGCGGCATCGGGCGTTCAACTCCCGGCGATGGAAGTTGAAGAAAAACACTGGGACTGGACGCTCAACATCAACGCCAAGGCGTTGCTGTTCCTCGCGCAGCAAGCGGTTCCGCTCATGGAGCAACGCGGCGGAGGCGCGATCGTCTCGATCTCATCGCTTGGCAGTCGCTTCGCCTTGAAAAACTATACCTGTGTCGGCACTTCCAAAGCAGCCCTTGAGTCGCTCACACGCTATCTTGGTGCGGAGCTGGCAGCGAAGAACATCATCGTCAACGCCGTTTCCGGAGCGGCCGTCGATACGGATGCGCTCACCCATTTTCCGAACCGCGATGAAATGATCAGCGATGCGGTCAATCGCACTCCGGCTGGCCGCATGGTCACGCCAGAGGATATTGCTAATTCTGTGCACTTCCTCTGCACCGATCAAGCGCGCATGATCGTCGGCCAAACGTTGATCGTTGACGGTGGCTTCTCGCTGATCGGCTAGCTGGCATTTGACCTTCACCCCGTACTTCGTTAAACTGAAACCAAGAACGCACTACATACGAGGTGATCTCAATGCTTACCGAAGCACTTTTTCGCTCCAACGAATTTATGGTCATCCAAGCGGCAGTAGCTGCTGCCAACTTTGCCATCGGTGCCTTTACCATTGAAAAACAAGGCCAAGAGGCGCTTGGTGATACGGAACGTGCAGCTCGCATGCAAGGTGCCATCGATAAAGCGAAAGCGGACCGTAAATTCGCGCTCTCCCTGTTTGACACGCATCTGCGAGGCGAATTCAACACCGAAGCAGATTTCAAAACAGTGCTCGACATGGTGCACAACTACAACTCCTTGATCGATCACTCCTTGATCAACTCCCGTGCGGCATTCCTTCCGCTCGGCGCTGTGCCGGAGATGCGCAAAGATCGTTTCGAAGAACAATAGGACCAGCCTGCGGGCTGGTCTTTTCACTTGTTTCTCAATCATCTAAATGATAAACTACCACTGTAGTTAGAAGAGAAGGGAAAGTGGTGCAATTCCACTGCAGCCCCCGCTACTGTAAACGGCGACGCGCTCACGATAACCATTGTCCAATCGGATGAGAAGGGGTGAGAATTGCGGTAGACCCGTTAGCCAGGAAACCTGCTTCTAACCGTAGTCCTTTGGTGCTTTCGGCGGGAAGGTACAGGAACCGGGTGATATTCTCATGGCGATCCCTAGCGATGGCTGGTTGACCCTGATCCTCTACACCTTCAACTCCTCCCTGAGCGGCAGGAGTTTTTTTATGACCACTTTTCATTTCGAGAGGAGAATATTCATGAAAAAGCGTTTGGCAAGCATCCTGCTCGCCACCTCACTCTTGATCCCGCAAACGGCTGTGCTCGCGGCGGATGATCAAGCGACAGTCAAAGTCCGTGTCGTCGGACTGAACGGCCTGTACAAAGAACAAACTGTTCATGTCGGTCAAACTGGTTTTAAAAACACAGTCGGTGAAGTGATCACCATGCAAAAACCGACGACGATGGGTGCACTGGTCACGCTGCTTGATCAAGAAAAGCTGACCTACGAAGCGAAAACGGTTTCTTTCGGCTCCTACATCAGCAAAATCGACACCCTCGCTGAAAAGACCCTTAACGCCAATTCCGGTTGGTCGGTCTGGGTCAACGGCCAAGCGCCGAACTTGTCGGCCGATGTAGCCGAGATCAAAGATGGCGACGAAGTGGTCTGGGGTTACTATGACTACACCCAAACCCTCTTCCCGCAAGTCAACTTCTCGACGACCACACCCAATGTAGGTACCTCGTTCACAGTCAAAGTCACTGCGGAACAGACCACCTATGACGAAGAGTGGAACCCGACCGTCTCCACCGTAAACATCGATCAAGCGGCCGTCCACCAAGCGAATAGCGCAACGCAACTGGCTTTGACCAATGCTGAAGGTGTCGCGACGATCGAAGCCAAGCAAGCAGGTCTGCTCCAACTGCACATCGACAAAACGGATGCAGCAACAGGCGTGCCGCAACTGATTCGTACCGGCACCTTAAACGTGCTCGTCGGCAACCCGAACGCCTCTTTCAACGACTTGGCTGGCTATAATTGGGCCGAATCGTCGATCCTGAACCTCGCCCGAAAAGGGGTGGTCATCGGAGCTGGCAACAACGATTTCCAACCGAAGCGCGCTGTCACCCGCGCTGAATTGACGAAGATCCTCGCCCTTGCAAACGGCGACCTTTCCTTTGGCGGAACCGCATCGTTCCGTGACGTGGCCGACAACAACGGCTATAAATCTTTCATCCAAACGGTCGTGCAAAGAGGGTATATGAGCGGCGATCAAGCGGGCACGTTCCGTCCTGATTCGGGCCTCACCCGTGAAGAGTTGGCCGTCGTCCTCGTCCGCTTCTCCGGCCTAGAACTGTCGAATACCAAAAACCTGGTGCCTTTCAGCGACAGAGAAACTGTCAGTGACTGGGCACAGCCGTATGTCAAAACCGCTTTTGACAAAGGTCTGATGGCTGGCGATGCAGAAAACACCTTCCGTCCGCAGGCCACCGCTTCGCGTGCTGAAGTAGCAACTGCTATCGTCAATGTCATGAACAAACTCAACAAGTAGTACGCTGTACGGGAGAGGCTCTGCAAAGAGCTTCCCCGTTTGCTACTTCTGCTTATATGAATGAACAGGAGGAACAGGTATCATGCAGTTCACGAAACGTCTTGGACTTTTTCTTGCGCTTGCCTTCTTGGTCACCGCTTGTGGCAGCGAAGAGTCAAAACAACAAGTGGGAAAGCTGCCCGAACAAGTCGTCCAGCTCCCGGAGCAAGAACAGACTCAACAGGAAGCGGAACAAACAGACCAAGAACCTCAACCGCCTGATGACAAAAAAGAAGCGGAACAGCAGCCAACCACCGATCCGGCTACTCCGTCCAAGCCTGCTAACGAAGCTCCGGCATCCAACGGCACCTCAACCCCACCTGCGACATCAACCAAAACGCCAAGCGGCGGGGAGCAACTAAACCATCCACCCCACCAAAAAAACAGCCTGCAGGCAACTTCAACATGTTTGTCACCCACAATTTTGGTGCGGCCTCTGTGTACAACCAAGCGGTTGATTACTACAGTGGTGACACGGTGATGGACGTGATGCGCACCCGTCTCGAAATTGAAACGGCGTATGGGGGCGGATTTGTCAACAGCATCAACGGGGTCAAATCGGGCTACACGGACAAATCGATCTTTACCCGCAAAAAACGCGACTGGTTTTACTACGTCAACGGCTCGATCTCCGGTGTCGGGGCCGATGCTTACAACGCCAAAAGCGGCGACACTGTCTGGTGGGACTACCACGATTGGTCGGGCAACGGCTCGACCACGCCGAGCGTGGTCGGCGCGTATCCGCACCCGTTCACTGTCGGCTATAACGGGGCGATGCCAGGCACTATCATCTATTACAGCGGCGGCCACACCGAACAAGCGGAACGATTGGCCGTCTCCTTGCGCAGCAAAGGGGCGAAAAACGTGCGTCATGAAGC from Tumebacillus algifaecis encodes the following:
- a CDS encoding SdrD B-like domain-containing protein, which produces MLIFMLLIQVVAPHSALAAGGTANGIVVSVAPNKAEVKSGEEITFSINYSVSSTIADFVNPVIKFPMPAGVTFTASSDSSITTSSFNNITREVSFRFKNGVLPPGTTGQLSVKGMFDNYTTLDGTTAPIKATFEAKVNGEDVTKESNVATVKAKASAVWSIEKTKVRPIPDPFKGAPVHYEIELKDVAPTATGRLNITNLKVIDRLPPGAVFISATHGGQYDAVDNVVEWVLPDNTQDIVRLTVVVKYPSSVTATEVTNLAGFFYTPLGHSGEVRKEAKAKHGFNEFPYDNGAGLEKWTNLSLRERSPGEMVKFHISDIVNNSTGEMESVVIEDMTPKKTNSGRDLDLRLQTIKTAVLKDVEEYDVYYTLKANPTTDNDWQPLEEKVDASVATIIDVRPYGDVKGIQFRIGTMPLTFRQSTDFELDYLIPADFVVPLDDYEVVNNVAKMTYKFNGVPKTKSDNTVFNIVPKRPLIKVLKSSSKTSLKPTDETTYTIKVTNSTYSSADLVNPEVIDLLPADLEYVEGTWTAQMLDSNGNPDPAGMPHLPMFDLEPQLDGVTKLTWKWDQDQNPVTLPIEKAIIVKFDAKVKPGVQKKQIQNKALISSPNYLNRDDFKNKELDQNGQPIQPIHNKKVNGVYTVEQTVNISVEESAALQAEMWIKGELDTEWSKYPGKGKTTPGGRAMYRLEITNVGNVPTKELSIVNTFSRIGDREVLNASVPRASQWGPLLTGELQVPSYVTPYYSTTSSIVMDNRTGDDNGEWLPTPPTDLTMVTAVKFVFDPDLVLNPLDDSIKDKSNKDKSIKLEWPMVAPVGAPTGGQTAWNSFAYKMKKADGTPLLPAEPYKVGMTIASNPKASIGDFVWFDANENGSQDGAEAGLNGIKVELYDELGNLVSETRTGYDYSGLPGPLGKPGAYLFPNLEPGRYRVVFASDSSTYESVETDWITLGAGDHHLTADIGLGLKKGKIGSRVWLDSNGNGVQDVGEIGVNGVKVELYSDTDPSKPLATTTTATLNGIAGSYFFNKLPPGNYRLKFTPSNAYLFTEREKSGNPNVDSDVFPADGFTAMLALAQGQEIMTIFAGLLEKPRGSIGDYVWLDTNGDGIQDPSEQGINQVKVQLYDEGHNLIDETLTATFAGKAGYYRFDQVLTGKYYVQFILPGTATKQSAGNNRALDSDVDQNGRTAVFTLQPGEVLNQIDAGVLGSVIPPVNLPGTIGGRVWIDSNANGLQEVDEPGQNGVTVELYNDENKRIASTTTSNYNGKPGYYRFNQIQPGRYHVRFLLPDDTYSFTEALVGAGLGNDSDADADTGRTASFLLGIGEEILTVDAGLIGLDQFELGRIMSFVWLDRNGNGIQDPDELGINGVRVELYDEFGNLVAVTTTTTYQNKPGYYSFSNLPKGKYKLKFILPDGYALTAGANGSDVLDLAGWSTTIDLKAGEVNQSISVGLVISQAPGNGNGNGNGNGNGNGNGNGTGNGNGNGNGNGGTGQVKPGQTPAPGSTLPQTGEQAPLMPWFGLVLCLLAGSLLLIRKNA
- the fabL gene encoding enoyl-[acyl-carrier-protein] reductase FabL → MTTLSGKTALITGGSRGIGKAIAIKLASEGADIVINFFRNRKPAEETKALIESMGRKCHIIKANVGDLDKIHLLFDEIKETMGGLDILISNAASGVQLPAMEVEEKHWDWTLNINAKALLFLAQQAVPLMEQRGGGAIVSISSLGSRFALKNYTCVGTSKAALESLTRYLGAELAAKNIIVNAVSGAAVDTDALTHFPNRDEMISDAVNRTPAGRMVTPEDIANSVHFLCTDQARMIVGQTLIVDGGFSLIG
- a CDS encoding S-layer homology domain-containing protein, which codes for MKKRLASILLATSLLIPQTAVLAADDQATVKVRVVGLNGLYKEQTVHVGQTGFKNTVGEVITMQKPTTMGALVTLLDQEKLTYEAKTVSFGSYISKIDTLAEKTLNANSGWSVWVNGQAPNLSADVAEIKDGDEVVWGYYDYTQTLFPQVNFSTTTPNVGTSFTVKVTAEQTTYDEEWNPTVSTVNIDQAAVHQANSATQLALTNAEGVATIEAKQAGLLQLHIDKTDAATGVPQLIRTGTLNVLVGNPNASFNDLAGYNWAESSILNLARKGVVIGAGNNDFQPKRAVTRAELTKILALANGDLSFGGTASFRDVADNNGYKSFIQTVVQRGYMSGDQAGTFRPDSGLTREELAVVLVRFSGLELSNTKNLVPFSDRETVSDWAQPYVKTAFDKGLMAGDAENTFRPQATASRAEVATAIVNVMNKLNK
- a CDS encoding DUF4430 domain-containing protein, giving the protein MYNQAVDYYSGDTVMDVMRTRLEIETAYGGGFVNSINGVKSGYTDKSIFTRKKRDWFYYVNGSISGVGADAYNAKSGDTVWWDYHDWSGNGSTTPSVVGAYPHPFTVGYNGAMPGTIIYYSGGHTEQAERLAVSLRSKGAKNVRHEAFSNQSLTENTTNAILLGTWSELEANSSVQELFSTPTRTGIYANFENGAVNLLDYTGGASGQTGQALVAATGTGNGDTTPTWFLIGLDVPALDAAVGTLVNPGNKLRGKVGVVLSGGTAIGVPVAP